A window from Deltaproteobacteria bacterium encodes these proteins:
- a CDS encoding citrate synthase, with protein MSASEAAKYLNVKLPTLYAYVSRGLLRSLAPESGSRARRYLRSDVEGLRARQRGAAAARALAWGEPVLDSAITAMTPRGPAYRGRIALDLARQGVSFEAASELLWTGVLPAADLRWEVPRETPDFRAVARLLPKDASRTSAAIALVATAGVRDRHRYDKRLEAVLPRARRLARLLACSLALPTSATRAGEAWRERSIARAVLRACGVRQTPRAELAVDRWLLLCADHELNASTFAARVAASTDADLYAAALAGLAAFSGPLHGSASDRAEALVAEIPRPEDAERVVRERSRRGERTPGFGHAFYREHGDPRAVVLLEEAWEIAPRSREVKTVSAIIRAMELAQRPKPNVDIGIVALRAALGLPVGAASGVFAVGRSAGWSAHVLEQYATEQLLRPRARYMGAPPEDAAPLAGE; from the coding sequence ATGAGCGCGAGCGAGGCGGCGAAGTACCTGAACGTGAAGCTGCCGACGCTCTACGCCTACGTGAGCCGTGGCCTACTGCGCTCGCTCGCGCCCGAGAGCGGCAGCCGCGCGCGCCGCTACCTGCGCAGCGACGTCGAGGGTCTGCGCGCGCGGCAGCGCGGCGCCGCGGCTGCGCGCGCGCTGGCGTGGGGCGAGCCCGTGCTCGATTCCGCGATCACCGCGATGACGCCGCGCGGTCCCGCCTACCGCGGGCGCATCGCGCTCGATCTCGCGCGCCAGGGCGTCTCGTTCGAGGCGGCGAGCGAGCTGTTGTGGACGGGCGTGCTGCCAGCGGCCGACCTGCGCTGGGAGGTGCCGCGCGAGACGCCGGACTTTCGCGCGGTGGCAAGACTTCTCCCCAAGGACGCGAGCCGCACGAGCGCCGCGATCGCGCTCGTCGCGACCGCCGGCGTTCGCGACCGGCATCGCTACGACAAGCGGCTCGAGGCCGTGCTGCCGCGCGCGCGCCGGCTCGCGCGTCTGCTCGCGTGCTCACTCGCCCTCCCGACTTCGGCGACGCGCGCCGGCGAGGCGTGGCGCGAGCGCAGCATCGCGCGCGCCGTGCTGCGCGCCTGCGGTGTGCGCCAGACGCCGCGCGCCGAGCTCGCGGTCGACCGCTGGCTCCTGCTCTGCGCGGATCACGAGCTGAATGCGTCGACGTTCGCCGCGCGCGTCGCCGCGTCCACCGACGCGGATCTCTACGCCGCCGCGCTCGCTGGCCTCGCCGCGTTCTCGGGCCCGCTGCACGGCTCCGCATCGGATCGCGCCGAGGCGCTCGTCGCCGAGATTCCGCGGCCCGAGGATGCGGAGCGCGTCGTGCGCGAACGCTCGCGGCGCGGCGAGCGCACGCCGGGCTTCGGCCACGCCTTCTATCGCGAACACGGCGACCCGCGCGCGGTCGTGCTGCTCGAAGAGGCGTGGGAGATCGCGCCTCGCAGCCGCGAGGTGAAGACGGTGAGCGCGATCATCCGCGCGATGGAGCTCGCGCAGCGGCCGAAGCCGAACGTGGACATCGGCATCGTGGCCCTGCGCGCAGCGCTCGGCCTGCCGGTCGGCGCCGCATCGGGGGTCTTCGCCGTCGGCCGCAGCGCGGGCTGGAGCGCGCACGTGCTCGAGCAGTACGCGACCGAGCAGCTGCTGCGCCCGCGCGCGCGCTACATGGGCGCGCCGCCCGAGGATGCCGCGCCGCTCGCGGGCGAGTGA
- a CDS encoding nuclear transport factor 2 family protein, which yields MRASEAVLLGIVACAAPSHADEAFFRACEIERRAALVNADGAALARLMQDGAQYVHSNGDVDDKAELIARIASGELRYRNIFAEEERYACSASACEVSGTQKLDVSAGGRDVTLRNQFSVSWLNAGGACRFVAYQSRPLAAPK from the coding sequence ATGCGCGCGTCGGAGGCAGTCTTATTAGGCATCGTGGCGTGCGCGGCGCCTTCACACGCAGACGAGGCGTTCTTCCGCGCCTGCGAAATCGAGCGCCGCGCGGCGCTCGTGAACGCCGACGGCGCGGCCCTCGCGCGGCTCATGCAGGACGGCGCGCAGTACGTCCACTCGAACGGCGACGTCGACGACAAGGCCGAGCTGATCGCGCGCATCGCGAGCGGCGAGCTTCGCTACCGCAACATCTTCGCGGAGGAAGAGCGCTACGCGTGCAGCGCGAGTGCGTGCGAAGTCAGCGGTACACAGAAGCTCGACGTGAGCGCGGGCGGGCGCGACGTGACGCTGCGCAACCAGTTCAGCGTGTCGTGGCTGAACGCCGGCGGCGCGTGCCGGTTCGTCGCGTATCAGTCGCGGCCGCTCGCGGCGCCGAAGTAG
- a CDS encoding site-2 protease family protein → MNAEWLVNGLVQYVVLIFSMTVHEAAHAWWAMRNGDLTAYLGGQVSFDPIPHIRREPMGMIFIPLLTYALNGWMMGWASAPLSVQWILNNPRKAAAVSLAGPLSNLAVAITVAVLIRVLVGTGTITPGSVYGFDGSGVALGFGYVLWSFFFLNTVLFVFNMLPIPPLDGSSAIGLLLDEDTAYRLQTTIRQPMVAMMGLVFFFVIGGKLASPVIGALVSLLFIGM, encoded by the coding sequence GTGAACGCAGAGTGGCTCGTGAACGGGCTCGTGCAGTACGTCGTGTTGATCTTCTCGATGACGGTGCACGAGGCGGCGCACGCCTGGTGGGCGATGCGCAACGGCGACCTAACAGCTTATTTGGGCGGGCAGGTCTCGTTCGATCCGATTCCGCACATTCGCCGTGAGCCGATGGGCATGATCTTCATCCCGCTGCTCACCTACGCGCTGAACGGCTGGATGATGGGCTGGGCGAGCGCGCCGCTTTCCGTCCAGTGGATCCTGAACAACCCGCGCAAGGCCGCGGCCGTCTCGCTCGCGGGTCCGCTCTCGAACCTCGCGGTCGCGATCACCGTCGCGGTCTTGATCCGCGTACTCGTCGGCACCGGCACGATCACGCCGGGCAGCGTGTACGGCTTCGATGGCAGCGGCGTCGCTCTCGGCTTCGGCTACGTGCTGTGGTCGTTCTTCTTCCTCAACACCGTGCTGTTCGTCTTCAACATGCTGCCGATCCCGCCGCTCGACGGCTCGAGCGCGATCGGCCTGCTACTCGACGAAGACACGGCCTATCGGCTGCAAACCACGATCCGCCAGCCCATGGTCGCGATGATGGGCCTCGTGTTCTTCTTCGTGATCGGCGGCAAGCTCGCTTCGCCGGTGATCGGCGCTTTGGTCTCGCTGCTCTTCATCGGGATGTGA
- a CDS encoding sulfite exporter TauE/SafE family protein, whose amino-acid sequence MLNAAALDAATIALLGVAAFFTAILSAVVGMAGGMTLLAIMLVFLPPLAAIPLHGAIQLASNFSRTVIQREHARYDLLWRYGWPLLPMGALGLLLANEIPERALEAVIGAFVLVATWRPGWLALGAKLGTDTNARFTALGFAAGFLNVTIGATGPLVAPFFLNLGLSRQAVIGTQAGVQALGHVAKLVLYAGFGFAFREHFALLALCGTCAIAGTWVGSRLLDRISERAFTRLYKSVLTLLAAQLVIGAAWSYFGAASGRD is encoded by the coding sequence GTGCTGAACGCCGCGGCGCTCGACGCTGCGACGATTGCCCTGCTCGGCGTCGCCGCGTTCTTCACCGCGATCCTGTCGGCCGTCGTCGGCATGGCGGGCGGGATGACGCTGCTCGCGATCATGCTCGTGTTCCTCCCGCCGCTCGCCGCGATTCCGCTGCACGGCGCGATCCAGCTCGCTTCGAACTTCTCGCGCACCGTGATTCAGCGCGAGCACGCGCGTTACGACTTGCTGTGGCGCTACGGCTGGCCGCTGTTGCCGATGGGCGCGCTCGGCCTGCTCCTCGCGAACGAGATTCCCGAGCGCGCGCTCGAGGCCGTGATCGGCGCGTTCGTGCTGGTCGCGACGTGGCGGCCGGGCTGGCTCGCGCTCGGGGCGAAGCTCGGCACCGACACGAACGCGCGCTTCACCGCGCTCGGCTTCGCTGCGGGCTTCCTCAACGTGACGATCGGCGCGACCGGCCCGCTCGTCGCACCGTTCTTCCTGAACCTCGGTCTCTCGCGCCAAGCCGTCATCGGCACGCAGGCGGGCGTCCAGGCGCTCGGCCACGTCGCGAAGCTCGTGCTCTACGCGGGCTTCGGCTTCGCCTTCCGCGAGCATTTCGCGCTGCTCGCCCTCTGCGGCACGTGCGCGATCGCGGGGACCTGGGTCGGGAGCCGCCTGCTCGACCGCATCTCGGAGCGCGCGTTCACGCGCCTCTACAAGAGCGTGCTCACGCTGCTCGCGGCGCAGCTCGTGATCGGCGCGGCGTGGAGCTACTTCGGCGCCGCGAGCGGCCGCGACTGA
- a CDS encoding pyrroloquinoline quinone biosynthesis protein PqqB — protein MRLRVLGTTCGGALPQWNCGGANSVNARRGDPAVPARLHASLAISAGDARWSLVNATPDLREQLARFPGLHPKPGTRSVPLDTIVLTDASLAHTLGLLSLTDSLSYRVITTPWIRDALLEHNAMFQLLAPAFGTVKIDEPFFLDRGEQLEAKLFPIPGKAPAWTQPIASASAESTLGMRVVDKRSGKRVVYAPYLQRLDSATLAELAEADVRVVDGTFFSAGELRTLRPGAPDAHALGHTPVGGADGSLRLLGGMRGRTLYTHLNCTNPMLDARSPEAAHVRAGGAEIASDGMELAL, from the coding sequence GTGCGCCTGCGCGTCCTCGGCACGACCTGCGGCGGCGCGCTCCCGCAGTGGAACTGCGGCGGCGCGAACTCGGTGAATGCGCGCCGCGGCGACCCCGCAGTACCCGCGCGCCTCCACGCCTCGCTCGCGATCTCTGCGGGCGATGCGCGCTGGTCGCTCGTGAACGCGACGCCCGACCTGCGCGAGCAGCTCGCGCGCTTCCCCGGCCTCCACCCGAAGCCCGGCACGCGCAGCGTCCCGCTCGACACAATCGTGCTCACCGATGCGAGCCTCGCGCACACCCTCGGGCTGCTCTCGCTCACGGACTCGCTCTCGTACCGCGTGATCACGACGCCGTGGATCCGCGACGCGCTGCTCGAGCACAACGCGATGTTCCAGCTGCTCGCGCCGGCGTTCGGCACGGTGAAGATCGACGAGCCGTTCTTCCTCGATCGCGGCGAGCAACTCGAGGCGAAGCTGTTCCCGATTCCCGGGAAAGCTCCGGCTTGGACGCAGCCGATCGCGAGCGCGAGCGCCGAGTCGACGCTCGGGATGCGCGTCGTCGACAAGCGCTCGGGCAAGCGCGTCGTCTACGCGCCGTACCTCCAGCGCCTCGACAGCGCGACGCTCGCCGAGCTCGCCGAAGCCGACGTGCGCGTCGTCGACGGCACGTTCTTCAGCGCCGGCGAGCTGCGCACGCTGCGCCCGGGCGCGCCCGACGCGCACGCGCTGGGACACACGCCGGTGGGCGGCGCCGACGGCAGCCTGCGCTTGTTGGGCGGAATGCGCGGGCGAACGCTCTACACGCACCTGAACTGCACGAACCCGATGCTCGACGCCCGCTCGCCCGAAGCCGCGCACGTGCGCGCCGGCGGCGCCGAGATCGCGAGCGACGGGATGGAGCTCGCGCTCTGA